The nucleotide window TGGGCACTGCCATACCTACAAGGTTGGTTTCTAGGTGGGCCAATGACTGCTGGACATTCATTGTCAATCAAGACGTTCTTCAGGGGATTCTTGAATTCACAAACGCTCCTTAAAGATTTTATTGAACAGGTAAATCTTCTATTTGATATTGAAGTATTTTGTGGAAAGAAGTTAATGTTTAAAGAAggttattctttcttttttccctGGTGGAATTCTATAGGTGAGTGTTGCAGTTGACTTTCAAACTCAAGCAGGGGAAGAGGCAACCAGGCAAGAAAATAATCAGCATGTTAAGATCAAAACATGCATGCCGATGGAAGAACATGCATCAACAATCCTTACCCATCATGCATTTGacttatttcaaaaagaaatcatgcTGTCAACACAGTTTGCGGTTTTTGAAACATCAGGAGATAGTTATATCATCAGACACCACTTGAAGTCCGATGGAGGTCACCTGGTGAACTGGATTCCATTGAATGAAGAGATTCATTGCAGCTGCAAAGGGTTTGAATCATCTGGAATACCATGCAGACATGCTCTCCGAGTGCTGTCATTGAAGAACTTCTTCTCTGTTCCTGAGAAATATCTGTTGGTTCGGTGGTGCAAAGAGAGCTCATTGTTTCCTAAAAGTAATGGCTACAAGTATCGCTCACAAGCCCTGTGTTCTCTAGCTTCTATCATTGTCCAAGAAGCTTCTATAACCAAAGATCGTTTTCGATTACATACAGTGGCATTTGGGCAGGCTTCTTGCTTATGTAAGGGACATGCCGGCTACTGATGAAGGTGCCTCAAATCTTGATCCAAGCACACTTCTTGATGCTACACTCGACATTATTCCTCCAAGGTCAGCTGTTAGAGGAAGACCAAGAAAATTGAAAGCTCATGCTGAAAACAAACTGCATGACAATGCAAGGGACATTGCACCCACTAATGGCCTTGCCTCAGATCCCCGATCATCATTTGATCTTGCAGTCGATATCGATCCGGCAAAGTTGATTACCACAGGAGGACCAGGAACATCAAATTGTGCTGCAGaaatgctttaaaaaaatgtacttgCCTTAATTGGCTTTAATGCCAGCTTCGTTCTTCGGAGGTATTCTAAACCTTTCATTCCTTTTCCTTCACTAACGCTCTTACTGAGCTCCCAGAACTATAATTTCTGTTCTTCATAAATACTCTGCATTCTCTTCTTGTTGTTTGAGATAGGTGCAATAGTCAGTCATCTCCCATGTTGTAGCTTGTTTTAGTTAAATATTGAATTACAACTAGAAGAGAATAGAATAGAAATTCTTTGGCATGATGCTCAAAAAAGAACTGGCTTTTGGTGATTATTTACCATGAGATTTGTTACTAGACATAAGATTTATTCCCATAGGGATATCTCATATACATCATCAATGACATAGATACACATTTCTTGACAATCAGCCGAAGCATTTATTCTCTTCATTGGTAAAATAGCAAGCAATCAATCCTCATCTTGCTTTGGGAACAGAACCCAGCAATTCTTTCAATAAGAATTGCACTTGCATCATCACCATGATTGAAATTTTGTGATCAACATTCTTGAGTTCATGAATTGTATCAGTTGTTATTACTCCAACTATGAAACTACATCATCACAACTTATCATGCTTGGTTTTTGAACCTATAAATAGTAATGCCCATTTTTGGATAAGGAATAGTAATTGCAAGCATGAATGCTTGCAATCCAaacttctctatatatatatctacaccTTCATGAACAATAAAGATTCATGAACAATAAAGAGCAACTAGTATTTAAGACATGGCTAAAGTTAAGTTGTTCTTGATGTTGTTCCTAGCTACATTGGTGTCAACAGTGGCAACCATGGAGGAGGATGAGAAAGAGTGTGCAGACCAGTTGCAGAACCTGGCTTCATGCATACCATACGTGAGCGGCATTGCACCGAAAGCCGACACCACAGTGCTGTGAAGACACAGAGAAAGTTCGAAGCCAGCAACCAAAGTGTCTGTGTGTGCTCATCAAAGAGAGCACTGATCCCTCACTTGGACTCCCTATTAACACCACACTTGCTCTTCATATGCCCAAAGCCTGCAACAGTGATGCCAAAGTATCTGATTGTCCTAGTAATCACTCTTCATTACTCCATTACTATCTTGTTGTACCTTTTAgtttcaagaaaaattaaaaaaaaaagaaaaacacttttGAGTTGTTCTAATGCTTGACTCTCTTTTTTAAAAGGTATTTTGAAGCTTTCTCCAGACTCTCCTGATGCCAAGATTTTCAAAGAAGCTGGTGATGATGCAtccacaaacacaaacacaacaTCTTCTGGCACTACTAGTAGTTCATCTGGTTCTAAGGTGGCTCCTGCTGATAATGAAGCAAGATTGGAAAGCTCTGTTGGACTTGTTTGCCTGGTGATTTCCACCATTTGCATGATGTTCATGTGAAGTTTGTTTGTGTTGATGATTACAAGACATCGTGTATGGTTATGGCATGGAGGGAAGTAGAAATAGAGAGAAGCTTCTAGTGCTTAGTTTGGTTGGTGTGCAACCAACACTGACACTGCTTGGAATAAATTTAACCCTCGTAACATTATGAAACTAAAATCTCTATTTTGTGAACAACGACCGAGTGGTCTATTGATAATTGAGATCCTCTATTAAAAATCTTTTCATAAGtgatgaaaatttgaaatataagtGAGGGCATATTtctgggagtgtgagtagtgatTGTATGCGGATAGTTCCAGTGCCCATGTGTGCGTGGGCCCTGTTTTTATTTGCTCCGCCGAGATTTGTGCATGCCCCTGCCTAAACCGCTCGTCTTGGGGAAAAAAATCTCTATTTTGTGGGGTTGTTTGGAATTTAGTTTGCATGGGGTTTGATTAACGCTTATAAAATATATGGATAAAAGTTTAAAGAGATTCATTTTGGAAATATGTTAATAGAATGACAATTATATCTTAGTAGagttagttttaaaattaataaacttcattgttttatttaaatttacaaGTAATATGCattatttgattgtttattaattgtaaaaaaaaaaattgagtttagTATTAAATTGCATTGTATATATCTTTCATATctcggaaaaaaaaatcattttgagTGCTTGGTTCATAGATTGGTAGTGAAAAAATAACTACCCAATTTTTAATTTGCCAAAATTAGATAACCAATTGACTCTTAATTCAGAAACTAAAGATTTAGATTAGTTGTGAATAAAATCATCTTTGATAAATCACGGAAAGCTAATATCGCTTTCAGAAAACAAATGGACATCAAAACACAACCATGATTcaacaactttgaaaaaaaaaaaaatcaaaaaccaatgCAACATCACACAAAACCTTAAgatcacaaaataataaaagctATTTTCTTAGACATTCTGTATCATATCAACACTCATGATCCTGCCAGTTTACAACATATAGCCTTTACAAAACCTTGGTTTTATCATAACACATGAGATTATATCAAAGTCTACATGCAAATGGTGTTTACTTCCATTGTATCATCCCTGtccacctttttttttccttttcctatGAATTACAAAATCAGAAGCCATCACAAACCTAGTGCTCTTGTCTCTCTAATGAGTGCATTCCATCTTTCTTATACAACAAATGATCCCCCATTTGATCATCCGGTCTAGTAAAGATCTCAAAGCCATAAGCAAACCATCGGTTCTGACTTTGTTATATGCTGAAGCT belongs to Dioscorea cayenensis subsp. rotundata cultivar TDr96_F1 chromosome 17, TDr96_F1_v2_PseudoChromosome.rev07_lg8_w22 25.fasta, whole genome shotgun sequence and includes:
- the LOC120281267 gene encoding uncharacterized protein LOC120281267; this translates as MAKVKLFLMLFLATLVSTVATMEEDEKECADQLQNLASCIPYVSGIAPKADTTLSPDSPDAKIFKEAGDDASTNTNTTSSGTTSSSSGSKVAPADNEARLESSVGLVCLVISTICMMFM